A window of Komagataella phaffii GS115 chromosome 1, complete sequence contains these coding sequences:
- a CDS encoding Glutamyl-tRNA synthetase, cytoplasmic, with translation MTTLSLAAKAPLIDYASLVASAFVNTGTDNQITLDFQDVKELEKDITVSVSKDEKVVASNIDNVLNFFAEEYPQVIIGKEEAQEWIKFAKDELTVKDFKKLSVSLEKLESHLNFRSFIVGFKFSLSDIAVWGVLRANPLMGSVIKNSVYINVTRWYQFLESDKRFGAVVELMTKSIAEIRKLAKQQSTGGKKEGHKANFDIDLPGAKIGEVVTRFPPEPSGYLHIGHAKAAVLNKYFADMYKGKLIIRFDDTNPSKEKEEFQDSILEDLKLLGIKGDKITYSSDYFQIMYDYAVQMIKDGKAYCDDTPSEQMRAERMDGIKSSRRDRTVEENLQIFTEEMKNGTEIGLKNCLRAKIDYENPNKALRDPAIYRCNLTPHHRTGTTWKMYPLYDFCVPIVDSLEGVTHALRTNEYRDRNPQYQWMLEALGLRKVHIWDFARVNFIRTLLSKRKLQWFVDKGYVGNWDDPRFPTVRGVRRRGMTVEGLTNFIISQGPSKNIINLDWNLIWAVNKKIIDPIAPRHTALNKENIVPVKLTGAPSSAVIEDKLKHKKNPEVGYKKVIFIDNVLVEQDDAATFEEGEEITFMDWGNVIVDKIHKNDAGIVTSIDATLHLEGDFKKTKKKINWLANTDDKVEVELVDFDHLITKDKLEEGDNFEDFITPTTEFHSIAVADLNVKDMKVGDIIQFERKGYYRLDSDKDGKYVFFTIPDGKSVNRYGAKK, from the coding sequence ATGACCACATTATCGTTGGCAGCTAAAGCTCCACTGATTGACTATGCCTCGCTAGTGGCTTCCGCATTTGTTAACACCGGAACAGATAACCAAATCACCTTGGATTTTCAGGATGTCAAGGAGTTGGAGAAGGACATTACTGTTTCTGTCTCCAAAGATGAGAAAGTAGTTGCCTCCAATATTGACAATgtgttgaacttttttgcCGAAGAATACCCTCAAGTCATTATTGGTAAGGAGGAGGCACAAGAATGGATCAAGTTTGCCAAAGATGAGCTGACTGTGAAGGATTTTAAGAAGCTTTCTGTTTCCTTGGAAAAGTTAGAGTCACACCTGAACTTCCGTTCTTTCATTGTCGGGTTCAAGTTCAGTCTCTCTGATATTGCTGTCTGGGGTGTATTAAGAGCCAATCCTTTGATGGGATCAGTTATTAAGAACTCCGTTTACATCAATGTTACCAGATGGTACCAATTCTTAGAGTCAGATAAGAGATTTGGCGCTGTCGTGGAATTGATGACCAAATCTATCGCTGAGATACGTAAGCTAGCTAAGCAACAATCTACTGGTGGTAAGAAGGAAGGCCACAAGGCTAACTTTGACATCGATTTGCCAGGTGCCAAAATCGGAGAGGTGGTCACCAGATTCCCTCCTGAGCCTTCTGGATATTTGCACATTGGACATGCCAAAGCGGCCGTACTCAACAAATACTTTGCTGATATGTACAAGGGTAAGCTGATTATCAGATTCGATGATACCAACCcctccaaagagaaagaggagTTCCAAGATTCCATTTTAGAAGACTTGAAGTTACTTGGAATAAAAGGTGACAAGATCACTTACTCTTCGGATTACTTTCAAATCATGTATGACTACGCTGTTCAGATGATCAAGGACGGTAAAGCTTACTGTGATGACACTCCAAGTGAACAAATGAGAGCTGAAAGAATGGACGGTATCAAATCCTCCAGAAGAGACAGAACAGTCGAGGAGAACTTGCAGATTTTCACAGAAGAGATGAAGAACGGAACAGAAATTGGTCTTAAGAACTGTTTGAGAGCAAAAATCGATTACGAGAACCCTAACAAGGCCCTTCGTGACCCTGCTATTTACAGATGTAACTTGACTCCTCACCATAGGACAGGTAcgacttggaagatgtaCCCATTGTATGACTTCTGTGTCCCAATTGTTGACTCTCTTGAGGGCGTTACTCATGCTTTACGTACCAATGAGTACCGTGACCGTAATCCTCAATATCAATGGATGCTAGAAGCTTTGGGGTTGAGAAAAGTCCACATTTGGGATTTTGCTCGTGTCAACTTTATCAGAACTTTGCTTTCCAAGCGTAAGTTGCAGTGGTTTGTTGATAAGGGATATGTTGGAAATTGGGATGATCCTAGATTCCCAACCGTAAGAGGTGTTCGCAGAAGAGGTATGACTGTCGAAGGTTTAACGAACTTCATTATCTCTCAAGGTCCTTCCAAgaacatcatcaacttGGACTGGAATTTAATCTGGGCtgtcaacaaaaagatcatTGACCCAATTGCCCCTAGACACACCGCTCTTAACAAGGAGAACATTGTTCCTGTCAAACTTACTGGTGCTCCATCCTCTGCTGTCATTGAAGATAAACTAAAACACAAGAAGAACCCAGAAGTTGGTTACAAGAAGGTTATTTTCATCGACAACGTCTTGGTAGAGCAAGACGATGCTGctacttttgaagaggGTGAAGAAATCACTTTCATGGACTGGGGTAATGTGATTGTTGATAAGATTCATAAGAATGATGCTGGTATTGTAACCTCCATTGACGCTACTTTGCACCTGGAGGGTGACTTTaagaagaccaagaagaagatcaatTGGTTGGCCAACACTGATGACAAGGTTGAAGTTGAATTGGTCGATTTTGACCACCTAATTACTAAAGATAAACTGGAAGAAGGTGACAACTTTGAAGACTTCATTACGCCAACCACTGAGTTTCACTCTATTGCTGTCGCCGACTTAAATGTGAAGGATATGAAGGTTGGTGACATTATCCAGTTCGAGAGAAAAGGTTATTACAGACTGGACTCTGATAAAGATGGTAAATATGTTTTCTTCACCATTCCAGATGGTAAATCTGTCAACAGATATGGTGCTAAGAAATAG
- a CDS encoding Essential nuclear envelope integral membrane protein required for nuclear transport translates to MIPPGKASQLESESDETQIGDGILFTDTFTNSDREVIPEKFIVGQHQTDHEPNNGSENIYAKHSKNSSNGVSTPEPLSAKTSIIELSSCGKSENPVKTANALFDNPESPHVHLPFHTEKLPLNGSLINKVIDESDGHHSSTPHLKPSPQNTEGLRSKHSTVHRILSNPSTPYVLALYLQLFFNILLVSIIGYFVYSFVSTVRADVEHKIEDYALDILQEISVCSREYIRNNCDPLKRVPALEKSCLAWEKCMNRDPALVGRAKLGAETFAEIIDGFVKPISWKTIFFLLLLFLGSIILANSTFGSYRKMTSSLGHSDTQ, encoded by the coding sequence ATGATTCCACCTGGGAAAGCTAGCCAATTGGAATCAGAGTCGGATGAGACGCAAATTGGTGATGGCATTCTTTTCACGGATACTTTTACTAACTCGGATAGGGAAGTGATTCCCGAAAAGTTCATAGTTGGACAGCATCAGACAGATCATGAGCCAAACAACGGCTCGGAAAACATATATGCGAAACACAGTAAGAACTCCAGCAATGGTGTCTCAACTCCAGAGCCTCTATCAGCTAAAACGTCTATAATTGAATTGAGCAGTTGTGGTAAGAGTGAGAATCCGGTTAAAACTGCGAACGCCCTTTTCGACAATCCAGAGAGCCCACACGTTCACCTGCCATTTCACACAGAAAAGCTCCCTTTGAACGGATCATTGATAAACAAAGTCATAGATGAATCGGACGGTCACCATAGCTCAACTCCGCATCTGAAACCCAGTCCCCAAAACACTGAAGGCCTAAGATCTAAGCATTCAACAGTACACAGAATATTGTCCAACCCAAGCACCCCATACGTGCTCGCTCTTTATCTACAACTTTTTTTTAACATCTTATTAGTCTCAATAATAGGCTATTTTGTCTATTCTTTTGTATCAACTGTGCGGGCAGATGTTGAGCACAAGATCGAAGATTATGCCTTAGATATCCTTCAGGAAATCTCTGTATGCTCAAGAGAGTATATTCGAAATAACTGTGATCCTTTGAAAAGGGTTCCAGCCTTAGAGAAAAGCTGTTTGGCTTGGGAGAAATGCATGAATCGTGACCCTGCATTAGTAGGCAGAGCCAAACTTGGGGCAGAGACCTTTGCCGAAATCATCGATGGATTTGTCAAACCAATCAGCTGGAAAACTATATTCTTTTTGTTacttctctttcttggaTCTATTATCCTTGCAAACTCTACGTTTGGTTCTTACAGGAAAATGACATCATCACTCGGACATTCAGACACACAATAG
- a CDS encoding Plasma membrane arginine permease, requires phosphatidyl ethanolamine (PE) for localization codes for MVNHGEIFESDDTLQTENFSKTKSNGFKDETYELEDWQRNNPHLNIEKGDLKETELKRNLKPRHVSMIALGGTIGTGLFIGTATPLQIAGPVNALIAYIFMGSLAYSVTQSLGEMATYTPISGSFCVFNTRYISKAVGFATSWLYWWNWSTTFAIELSIIGQIIQYWTDAVPLWAWILIFYFVLVAANFVPVQYYGEVEFWIASIKVIAIMGFIVYALCIVCGAGRTGPIGFRYWRNPGPWGPGILVANKNTGRFLGWLSSLVNAAFTYQGVELTGVSAGETSNPRKTVPRAINKVIFRILIFYVATLFFLGLLVPYNDPELSSDTSYIASSPFVIAIKNAGTPVLPHIFNAVILTTVISAGNSNVYVGSRVMYSMSTAGIAPKFFSWTTTWGIPYLSVMATSLIGLLAFLNVDQDGKTVFEWLVNISAVSGLIAWVFISVAHLRFMKALEWRGVSRDELPYKAKYMPWFAWYAAIAITIITFIQGYDSFFDFNASDFFTAYISLILFFALWIGALVWYREPIMRSVADIDLDTDRKEIDMLIWEEQEPTNIWEKFWGIVA; via the coding sequence ATGGTCAACCATGGggaaatctttgaatccGATGATACCCTACAAACCgaaaatttttcaaaaaccaaGTCTAACGGCTTTAAAGATGAGACCTACGAACTAGAAGATTGGCAAAGAAATAATCCTCACctcaacattgaaaaaggagatctcaaagaaacagagttgaaaagaaacttgaaacCGAGACATGTTTCGATGATCGCTCTCGGTGGTACCATTGGTACTGGTCTGTTCATTGGAACTGCTACTCCTTTACAGATTGCAGGCCCAGTTAATGCTTTGATCGCTTATATTTTCATGGGTAGTTTAGCCTATTCAGTGACACAATCTCTGGGAGAGATGGCCACGTACACTCCTATTTCAGGCTCCTTCTGCGTGTTCAATACTAGATACATTTCAAAGGCTGTTGGGTTTGCAACAAGTTGGCTGTACTGGTGGAACTGGTCCACTACCTTTGCCATTGAACTTTCCATTATCGGCCAGATTATCCAATATTGGACTGACGCTGTTCCACTGTGGGCTTGGATCTTAATTTTCTACTTTGTTCTGGTTGCAGCTAATTTCGTCCCTGTTCAATATTATGGTGAAGTTGAGTTCTGGATCGCTTCCATCAAAGTTATTGCGATTATGGGATTCATTGTCTACGCCCTGTGCATCGTCTGTGGTGCTGGTAGAACTGGTCCAATTGGATTTAGATACTGGAGAAACCCTGGGCCTTGGGGTCCCGGTATCCTGGTAGCTAACAAGAACACGGGGAGATTCTTGGGTTGGCTATCTTCTTTAGTCAATGCTGCCTTTACTTACCAGGGTGTAGAGTTAACCGGTGTTTCCGCAGGTGAAACTTCCAATCCAAGAAAGACAGTTCCGAGGGCTATTAATAAGGTCATCTTCAgaattttgattttctACGTTGCAACTTTATTCTTCCTAGGATTATTGGTTCCTTACAATGACCCAGAATTATCATCCGACACTTCCTACATTGCTTCATCGCCATTTGTTATTGCTATTAAGAACGCTGGAACTCCCGTTCTTCCTCACATTTTCAACGCCGTTATTTTAACAACTGTCATTTCTGCTGGTAACTCCAACGTATATGTGGGCAGTCGTGTGATGTACTCTATGTCCACAGCGGGAATTGctccaaagtttttctcttggacAACTACTTGGGGTATCCCTTACCTATCGGTGATGGCCACGTCTTTGATTGGTCTTTTGGCCTTCCTTAACGTGGATCAAGATGGTAAAACTGTCTTTGAGTGGTTGGTCAACATCTCAGCTGTATCCGGTTTGATTGCCTGGGTGTTCATTTCTGTCGCCCATCTTAGATTTATGAAGGCCCTAGAGTGGAGAGGAGTATCCAGAGACGAGTTGCCCTATAAAGCCAAGTACATGCCATGGTTTGCCTGGTATGCTGCCATTGCTATCACCATTATTACATTCATCCAGGGTTACGACAGTTTCTTTGACTTCAACGCATCTGACTTTTTCACTGCTTATATTTCGTTGATACTGTTTTTTGCCCTATGGATAGGAGCTCTTGTGTGGTACCGAGAACCCATTATGCGTTCAGTCGCAGACATTGACTTGGATACCGACAGAAAAGAGATCGATATGCTCATATGGGAGGAGCAAGAGCCTACAAACATTTGGGAGAAGTTTTGGGGTATAGTAGCATAG
- a CDS encoding N(6)-adenine-specific DNA methyltransferase: MDFDDLQLSASTLAALQEFKQEEEGRRKQFEELSNSAQADYDKMKAAEEDPEKAKEIFSIDNFQEDWGLSQFWYADSTADTYARTLFDGADTDTVICVVSAPSVYSAMRKIPRSSWPTEHVYLLEYDIRFKILAGDEHFFFFDYKAPENLPPILLGKVDRLLIDPPFLGEDCQVRCALTTRALLSGKASDKLISSTGQVTAKVMKQIYPECSITDFEPEHKNGLSNEFSCYASFECDAWKFVT; the protein is encoded by the exons ATGGACTTTGACGATTT ACAGTTATCTGCCTCCACTTTAGCTGCATTGCAAGAATTCAAACAGGAAGAGGAGgggagaagaaaacaatttgAGGAACTCTCAAATTCTGCACAGGCAGATTATGACAAAATGAAGGCAGCTGAGGAAGATCCAGAAAAGgccaaagaaatttttAGTATAGATAATTTTCAGGAAGATTGGGGACTTTCTCAATTTTGGTACGCCGATAGCACTGCAGACACTTACGCAAGGACTTTGTTCGACGGAGCTGATACTGACACAGTAATTTGCGTTGTGAGTGCACCATCTGTCTATTCTGCTATGAGAAAGATCCCTAGATCATCGTGGCCCACTGAACATGTCTATTTGTTGGAATATGACATAAGATTTAAAATCCTTGCTGGGGACGAGcactttttcttcttcgacTATAAAGCTCCCGAGAACTTACCACCAATACTCCTGGGTAAGGTCGACAGACTGCTCATTGATCCTCCCTTCCTGGGCGAAGATTGCCAGGTACGATGTGCCTTAACTACTAGAGCTCTGTTGTCCGGAAAGGCTTCAGACAAATTAATTTCCTCAACTGGTCAGGTGACAGCCAAAGTGATGAAGCAAATATACCCCGAATGCAGCATCACTGACTTTGAGCCAGAACACAAGAATGGTCTTAGCAACGAGTTTTCTTGCTATGCCTCTTTCGAATGCGATGCCTGGAAGTTCGTGACTTAA
- a CDS encoding C-3 sterol dehydrogenase, which yields MSQFNSVLLVGGAGFLGSHLVQQFRTNKPDVEIHVFDIRPFPEKLAKYFTFDPKEITFHQGDLTSAEDVSKAIKDSKCQVVVHSASPVHGLGKDIYEKVNVLGTQTLLQVSKELNIKAFVYTSSAGVIFDGSDVYNANETWPIPKVAMDGYNETKAAGEDMVLKANDPKNGFLTIALRPAGIIGPGDRQVVPGLRQVARTGQSKFQLGDNNNLFDWTYVGNVADAHVLAAEKLLSADTRDAVSGQAFFITNDAPAYFWTLARAVWKADGHIPAKTVVLPRPVAIVAGYLSQTVAGLLGKEAGLTAFRAKVVTATRYHDITKAKTLLGYKPQVDIETGIKYTLEWLNEVV from the coding sequence ATGTCGCAGTTCAACTCGGTTCTATTGGTTGGTGGTGCTGGATTCCTAGGATCCCATCTTGTACAGCAATTCCGCACCAACAAACCAGACGTTGAAATTCACGTGTTTGACATTCGTCCTTTTCCAGAGAAGCTCGCCAAGTACTTCACTTTCGACCCAAAAGAGATCACATTTCACCAAGGAGACCTGACCTCGGCAGAAGATGTCTCTAAAGCGATCAAGGATAGCAAGTGTCAAGTAGTGGTGCACTCGGCTTCTCCTGTTCACGGTTTAGGAAAGGACATTTACGAGAAAGTTAACGTGTTGGGGACGCAGACTCTCCTACAAGTCTCCAAGGAGCTCAACATCAAAGCTTTCGTGTACACCTCATCGGCTGGAGTAATATTTGATGGATCTGATGTCTACAATGCCAATGAGACGTGGCCTATACCTAAAGTTGCCATGGATGGTTATAATGAAACCAAGGCAGCTGGTGAAGATATGGTACTGAAAGCCAACGATCCTAAAAACGGATTCCTTACCATTGCGTTGAGACCTGCCGGAATTATTGGTCCTGGTGATCGTCAAGTCGTTCCAGGCTTGAGGCAAGTTGCTCGCACTGGTCaatcaaaatttcagtTAGGAGACAACAATAACCTATTTGATTGGACCTATGTTGGAAATGTTGCCGATGCCCATGTTTTGGCTGCTGAGAAGTTGTTGAGTGCTGACACTCGAGATGCTGTCTCTGGTCAAGCCTTCTTTATTACCAACGATGCTCCAGCGTACTTTTGGACGCTGGCCAGAGCTGTTTGGAAAGCGGACGGACATATTCCAGCCAAGACCGTCGTTTTACCCAGGCCGGTAGCTATTGTTGCAGGTTATCTCTCTCAAACTGTTGCTGGGCTTTTGGGTAAGGAGGCAGGTTTAACTGCTTTCAGAGCTAAAGTAGTCACTGCGACTAGATATCACGATATCACCAAGGCAAAGACGCTGTTGGGATATAAACCTCAGGTTGATATCGAAACTGGAATTAAATACACTCTGGAATGGCTCAATGAGGTTGTCTGA
- a CDS encoding Membrane-associated protein translates to MDSPDTKGSQGRLYSPSIVSSSTVNRSSFDERLKTRFSVVSIEENVLKNGSSSPIKDDDNEPIKWIKLKKLSAHFTHATRIEHGAPISMATGSQICIGTSKGFVLIFDYKQELRTILKSATTYDPITVLTLSADSTHVASGHQSGDIYLWEISKSVPILKIPAIPKEDLLKNPKANGHLHNTPIHNLYFMGKRRTALLSTDITGIMVQHNGYRNIRGLRVQTKNVLGKYHMNNNKITDSTILSFAPLALGTAMDRTDNIGVIALMTSNVLLVISTNPSLQTHFKVGKPKSMNKRLPITGSLAWFPAVKTENGKRQPKLAYCWSNVLTVLDCNNESIKDSQDQESLILKLENKKRWAGREAIISVSWLTKDIIALITESHRLLLINYDTMTVSSIIDLFTKSIHVTQLFKPTTEIDRLTPFMYHCVFKVYKHRLFILGKHDIYIGTLNNWADRLLELLSKGDYLEALTKAKDYYDGNCDLNLLRLPKDDNRRHLVVSSHILQIMTASLDFIFSKKQLQDEAFLELFLENCINCSITIDVDQSTYDQFYEAYMIHGYEYLFFNTLEPFILNNKIHTLTPSILKAMIPFYLKMNRGERVEQLVCLLDIEQLDIDATVQLCEEYKLQDLLIYVTNYLFQDYITPLVNFIKKIIQISNEAANLSVLELESLSAEARSVYGYITYILTGRHYPIERLIDFDKETQAKSSVYYVLFNGTSIEWPKGAGKLHITNDLEHEPAFPYLYLLLKYDCFSMLSALNEVFEDSQLNDEDINYSFSNDLQNWKVSRQYVVDVLLGVFNDNDFKDQENTLLAIFIARNYPKYKQFIRLSESVLHEVLTKLCIIPDPSLKKECELSLQSLLSVYHIPNLNEWISVFEECGFFNVLFNVYKYEHKYDTFLKLWLQEKQKQALQDVGDDSDESYNDIGTLVETLENCFESVGKNSQEKAGIETFLSENFEALFSIEKPSNIVRVLNKYCPKLHYNILRSSNEELQYEYISAMVEQEKCSYGSVVYIEFRTLYVKLLCEFDQEALLEFIKKIEVSTIDAIAAESYLTKFHQIEALVLLLEKERKQREALQILIQHISTLGQQLQLENTKSDVHRIEGQLWKFLMMVIEILKIENDEELMVQVMEMPVALFNSFTEGGNDSKETTNILKRFVQDTFMNIIGIYQSTTAPENVKSTFVDVFSSFLQRASSKITTLGDVRAVLREIFIVYGFEKVILNITLGLINEDIYKVMEKLHSKKYLGWTTGVTDCVICGKKLWGSSMPNEVYSMWEEGILEDDQSAKKTSFFINDEGELMTNSTVNGAMQIEPVQLNDYSPYELVVFRCRHGYHSKCLFNLGTQKKIKCIICAADDAQ, encoded by the coding sequence ATGGACTCTCCAGACACGAAGGGGTCTCAAGGGCGGCTATACTCGCCTTCAATTGTCTCTTCATCTACTGTAAACAGgtcttcttttgatgaaagaCTGAAAACCAGATTTAGTGTcgtttcaattgaagaaaacgTACTCAAGAATGGTTCTAGCTCTCCGATtaaagatgatgataatGAGCCGATAAAATGgatcaagttgaagaagctgtCGGCCCATTTTACGCATGCTACCAGAATCGAACATGGAGCCCCAATCTCAATGGCTACTGGATCTCAAATTTGCATAGGAACCTCCAAGGGATTCGTACTTATCTTTGACTACAAACAGGAATTGCGAACGATATTGAAAAGTGCCACAACGTATGATCCGATTACGGTTCTCACATTATCCGCAGACTCTACACACGTTGCGTCAGGTCACCAAAGTGGAGATATCTATTTATGGGAAATTAGTAAATCTGTACCTATACTGAAAATCCCTGCTATTCCTAAAGAGGACCTGCTGAAGAATCCGAAAGCTAATGGTCATTTGCATAACACTCCTATTCACAATTTGTACTTCATGGGAAAGCGAAGAACGGCACTTTTGTCCACTGACATAACGGGAATCATGGTCCAGCACAACGGCTATAGAAATATCAGGGGTCTTCGAgttcaaacaaaaaatgTACTGGGAAAATACCACATGAATAATAACAAAATTACCGACTCTACGATTCTTTCATTTGCTCCTTTGGCTCTGGGTACTGCCATGGACCGTACTGATAATATTGGAGTTATTGCATTGATGACTTCTAATGTACTTCTCGTCATCTCAACTAATCCATCACTTCAAACTCATTTCAAAGTCGGAAAACCCAAATCTATGAACAAGCGTCTTCCAATTACTGGTAGTTTAGCTTGGTTTCCTGCTGTAAAGACAGAAAATGGCAAGAGACAGCCCAAACTTGCGTATTGTTGGTCCAATGTCTTGACAGTCCTGGATTGTAATAACGAGTCAATCAAGGACTCCCAAGATCAAGaatctttgattttgaagctagaaaataaaaaaagaTGGGCCGGAAGGGAAGCCATTATCAGTGTTTCCTGGCTTACTAAAGACATTATTGCATTGATAACAGAATCTCACAGGCTTCTTTTGATCAATTACGACACGATGACAGTCTCGTCCATTATTGACCTTTTCACTAAAAGCATCCATGTTACTCAGTTGTTCAAGCCAACCACTGAAATAGACAGGCTTACTCCATTCATGTACCATTgtgttttcaaagtctATAAGCATAGACTTTTCATTTTGGGAAAGCATGACATATACATTGGAACATTAAACAACTGGGCCGATAGACTGTTGGAATTGCTTTCAAAAGGTGACTATTTGGAAGCATTGACGAAAGCAAAAGACTATTACGATGGAAATTGTGATTTGAACCTATTAAGGTTGCCAAAAGATGACAATCGACGTCACCTCGTTGTTTCCAGTCATATTTTACAGATAATGACCGCTTCATTGGACTTTatattctccaaaaaacaacttcaagaCGAAgcatttttggaattgttTCTAGAGAATTGCATAAACTGTTCGATTACCATCGATGTTGATCAGTCAACTTACGATCAATTCTATGAAGCTTATATGATCCACGGGTACGAGTACCTTTTTTTCAATACGTTAGAGCCGttcattttgaacaataaGATCCATACACTTactccttcaattttgaaggcAATGATCCCATTTTATCTTAAGATGAATAGGGGCGAAAGAGTTGAACAATTAGTCTGCTTATTGGACATCGAACAGTTAGATATTGATGCTACCGTTCAACTCTGTGAAGAATACAAGCTTCAGGATTTGCTGATATACGTAACAAActatcttttccaagactATATTACACCTCTTGTGAACTTTATTAAGAAAATCATCCAGATCTCCAATGAAGCGGCCAACCTGTCTGTTCTTGAATTGGAAAGTCTTTCTGCTGAGGCACGGTCGGTCTACGGTTATATCACTTACATTCTGACCGGGAGACATTATCCAATTGAACGACtcattgattttgacaAGGAAACACAGGCTAAGTCAAGTGTCTACTATGTTCTGTTCAATGGTACTTCGATTGAGTGGCCCAAGGGTGCGGGAAAACTTCACATTACAAATGATTTGGAACATGAGCCGGCTTTTCCCTACCTCTACCTTCTTTTAAAGTACGattgtttttcaatgttaTCGGCTTTGAATGAAGTGTTTGAAGACTCTCAGTTGAATGACGAAGATATCAACTACTCATTCTCTAAtgatcttcaaaattggaaagtCAGCAGACAATATGTCGTCGACGTTCTCCTTGGTGTTTTCAACGACAATGACTTTAAGGACCAAGAAAATACACTTCTCGCAATATTTATAGCCAGAAATTATCCCAAATACAAACAGTTTATCAGGCTCTCAGAATCTGTTTTACACGAAGTGTTAACAAAATTGTGTATAATACCAGATCCCtcattgaagaaagaatGTGAATTGAGTCTCCAAAGTTTGCTGTCAGTATACCACATTCCCAATTTGAATGAGTGGATCAGCgtgtttgaagaatgtgGTTTTTTTAACGTGCTTTTCAATGTCTACAAATATGAGCACAAATATGATACATTTTTGAAGCTGTGGCTCCAAGAGAAGCAAAAACAAGCTTTGCAAGATGTCGGCGATGATTCAGATGAATCATATAATGATATTGGCACCCTTGTTGAAACCTTAGAGAATTGCTTTGAGTCAGTCGGTAAGAATTCCCAAGAGAAGGCAGGTATTGAGACCTTTCTTTCTGAGAATTTTGAAGCACTGTTTTCCATTGAAAAGCCCAGTAATATTGTTAGAGTTCTCAACAAGTACTGCCCAAAACTACATTACAATATTTTGCGAAGTTCAAACGAAGAACTACAGTACGAGTATATATCGGCAATGgttgaacaagaaaaatgCTCGTATGGATCAGTGGTCTACATAGAGTTTAGAACACTTTATGTTAAGCTTCTCTGTGAGTTTGATCAGGAGGCTTTGCTGGAATTtataaaaaaaattgaagtttctACAATAGATGCTATTGCTGCTGAATCCTATTTGACaaagtttcatcaaataGAGGCCCTAGTTTTacttttggagaaagaaagaaagcaGCGAGAAGCCTTACAGATTTTAATTCAGCATATATCTACGTTGGGTCAACAACTTCAGCTAGAAAACACAAAAAGCGATGTACATAGAATCGAAGGTCAATTGTggaaatttttgatgatggtTATAGAAATACTGAAAATTGAGAATGACGAAGAGCTAATGGTTCAGGTTATGGAAATGCCTGTTGCATTATTCAATAGTTTTACAGAAGGCGGAAATGACAGTAAAGAAACCACCAATATCCTGAAGCGATTTGTCCAAGATACTTTTATGAATATTATAGGAATTTACCAATCCACCACTGCTCCGGAAAATGTCAAAAGTACATTTGTGGACGTATTCTCTTCGTTCCTTCAAAGAgcttcttccaagattaCCACACTTGGCGATGTAAGAGCTGTGCTAAGGGAAATATTCATTGTTTACGGCTTTGAGAAGGTAATCTTGAACATCACCCTGGGCCTAATCAATGAGGATATCTATAAGGTGATGGAGAAGCTACACAGTAAGAAGTACTTAGGCTGGACAACTGGTGTTACCGATTGTGTAATTTGTGGTAAAAAGCTTTGGGGATCTTCCATGCCTAATGAAGTGTACTCTATGTGGGAAGAAGGAATATTGGAAGACGATCAAAGTGCTAAGAAGACCTCCTTTTTTATCAATGATGAAGGTGAGCTCATGACCAATTCAACTGTGAATGGAGCCATGCAAATTGAACCCGTACAATTGAACGATTACAGTCCTTACGAACTTGTCGTTTTCCGTTGTCGCCATGGATATCACAGTAAATGTCTTTTCAATTTAGGAACGcagaagaagatcaagtGTATTATATGTGCAGCCGACGATGCTCAATAG